GAACTCGCCCATGTTCACCGCGCCCTCGCCGAGCTTCAGGAAGTCGAAGCCGACGCCGCCGGCCGACCACAGCAGGAGGATGATCGCGACCGGGATCCCGATCAGGAATCGCGTGCGCGGGATCGAGAACGCGCGCTCCATGCGGGCGCGGTCGGCGGGGGCGAGTTCGGGGGTCGGCCGCTGCGTGCGCGGCTCGGGGGTGATGGTGCTCACGCTGCTGCCCCCGTCGCGTGGCCGTGGCCGTCGTGCGCGTCGTCGGCGTAGAGCACGGCGAGATCCGCCGCGTCGAGCTCCGAGGTGCGGGCCGACACGAGCATCTCCCCGTGCCGCAGGCCGACGATGCGGTCGCTGTGGGCGAGGGCGAGTGGCAGCACGTGCAGACTGACGAGCACGGGGATCCCGTCCTCCGCGGCGATCTGCCGCAGGAGTGCGAGGACGGCATCGGCGAGCTTCGGATCGAGCGACGCGACCGGTTCGTCGGCGAGGATCGCCCGCGGCCGCTGCATCAGCGCCCGCGCGATGGCGACGCGCTGCTGCTGCCCGCCGCTCAGCGAGCGCGCCGGCTCGGAGGCCTTGTGCGCGATCCCGACCCGATCGAGCAGGGCGAGGGCGCGACGCCGGTCGGCGCCCGAGAAGCCGCCGACCCAGTTGATCGGCCCGGCGTGGTGCAGGGCGCCGGCGAGCACATTGGTGAGCACACTCATGCGCGGCACGAGGTTGAACTGCTGGAACACCTGCCCGACCTCCGAGCGCAGGGTGCGCAGCTCGCCGCGGCGGAGGTTCGTGACGTCGTGCCCCGCGACCCGCACCGAGCCGCCCGAGATCGGGGCGAAGCCGGTGAGGCTCCGCATGAGCGTCGACTTGCCGGATCCCGAGGCGCCGAGCAGCGCCACCATCTCGCCGGGGAAGAGGTCGAGATCCACGTGGTCGAGCACGGGCTTCGTGTCGTAGGCGACGCGGAGGTCGCGGACGGTGATCAACGGGAGGGCCTGGCGCAGTTCGCCGGTCGAGGGTTCTGAGGTCATGGGGGCCGGGGTCGCGGGTGCTGGGTCCGCGGGTGCTGGGTCCGCGGCGACGAGCGGTGCGGGCACGCTCGGCATGCGGAGCGCGGCGCTCACTCGAGATCCTCGAGCTGCACGCCCGCGACCGCCGCGATGTCGGCGAAGGAGGCGAAGATGCTCGGCTCCGGGGCGATCTCCACCTCGAGGCCGATGAACGAGCTGTAGGCTGCGAGCGCCTCGGCGTTCTCCTCGGAGAACACCTTCGGCAGGGCCTCCTCGAGCTGGCTGCGGGTCTCATCGTCGAGCGACTGCCGCGCGAGCACCGTGCCCATCACGTCCATCGCCGGGCTCTCGCCGATCGCACGCCACTCGCCGTCGGCGAACGGGAACATCGGCTCGCCCATCTCGGTGAGCATGAACGCGGTGCAGGCCGCGTCGACCTGGCCCTGCGCGAGCGCCGCGAAGCTGCCCTCGTGGCCGCCGGCGAAGATCGCCTCGTAGTCCTCGCCCTGGGTGAGTCCCGCCTCTTGCAGCATGTAGACCGGCATGAAGTAGCCCGAGCTCGAAGCCTGGTCGGCGAAGGCGACGGTCTTGCCCCGCAGGTCCTCGACGCTCTGCACGGGGGAGTCGTCCAGCACGACGCAGGTGGAGACCGGCTCCTCGCTGCCCTTCCACGCGAGCAGGGCGTCGACCTCCCCGGTGTTGACGGCGAGCGCCGAGGGGAAGCCGCTCATGATGCCGATGTCGACATGATCGGCGCGGATCGCCTCGACGACGCTCAGGTAGTCGGGCACGTCGGTGACCTCGACCTCGCGACCGGTCTCGGCCTCGAGGAGCTCGACGAGCGCATCGATCGGGTTGACCTGGGTCGGGTCGTCGGAGACGGGCAGGGTGGCGATGGTGATCGGGGCGTCCGATGCCGGGGCGACGTTCGCGCCCGACGCATCCTGCGCGGAGGCCTGGCACCCGGTGAGGGCGAGGGCGGCGATCCCGATCGTGCCCAGTGCGGTGAGGGAGGTGCGGCGCATGGGGAGACCTTTCGAGTTGAGCTGCGGGCGATCCCGATTTCGAGATCAGTTGTATTCAAACTCGGCAAGGTGGCCGGGAATTACGAGACTGCCGTACTGCGAATGGAACGCTCGGTGAACACCGGGTGTCCGGGGTTCGGGTGCCGGATCCGGGCGCCGCAGCCGACACCCGGCGTCATCTTCGAATCATAAGCTCACTGAATGGCTACCATAAAACTATCGCGACGATCCGGATGGTTCCGGTGCTCGGGTCATGACCGGGAAGCAGCGGGTTCGAATCCCGCCGTCGCGTCGATGAGGGCCCCGAACGCGTCGGACTCCTGCGCGAGATCGACACGGGATCGCGCCCGCCACACCTCGGCGAGCACCGCTCGCGCGCAGCGATCGTGCACGCGGAACGGCAGCGAGTTGAGCTGCGGCCGCGTGAACGCGCCACCCGTCGGCAGCGAGGTGAACGGCCCGATCGCGAACTGCGTCGAAGCTCCCGCGAGCCGCCCGTCGAGGGCGACCTCGATCTGACCGGTGCTCCCGGCGAACTCCGTGTCGGACGCCCGCAGTTCGCGCGCGATCCCGCGCGCGACGAGACCCCGGAGGAAGGGGTTGTCGCTCTCGCGAGCCTGCGCCTCGGGCAACCAGGCGTCGATCAGCGTCGTGGCCGCCACGGAACTCTCGGCGACGGTCGAACCCGAACCCGAACCCGCACCCCCGACCCGCGCCCGACCGGTGGCGACGAACCGGCGTCGGTGCTCGTCCGCCTCGACCGTCAGCTCGCCGCCGAGGAAACGCACGACCCCCGCGTCGGCCAGGGCGAGCAGTTCCTCGAGACGGTGCCCGGGAGGGCCGCTCGCCAGGTAGCTGAAGGTGCGGTGCCAGCGCCCGGGCAGCGACTCGGTGCGGCTGCGCGCGTTCCACCGCGCGAGGGGGACCTCGGTGATCGACAGATAGCTGAACAGCGCGGTCATGAATAACGCCTGCGTTGCGCTGTGCTCCTGCGAGGTGCGCTGGCGGAGATCTTGCGCCACGTGGGCGCGCACTCGATCGTGCACCGGATCGGTCGCGCCCGGATCGGTGGCGTCCGGATCGGCGGCGCCCGGATCGGCGGCGTCAGGATCCGAATCCACCGCGCCCGGTTCAGCCACCGGTTCCGCAACCCCGAGCGGGCGCAGGAACGACGCGAGGTCGAAGCGGTCGTCGGCGTGCGGCACGTGGGCCTCGATCAGTGCCAGGAGCTCGTCCGAGTCGGCCCCGCCCGGCGCGGCCAGAATCCCGCGCAGCGCGGAGGCGAACGATGCCCAGGTGCCACGCACCTGCTCGGGGTGCCCGGTGAAGAGCTCGCGGTAATACCCCGTGAGCAGCTCCGCCGAAAGCAGCGGCCACACGTCGGCGTCGAAGTCGAGCGGCGCGGTGCGCGCGGAGAGGCCGCGGTGGAAGGGCTCACCGAGGTACTCGAGCGTCTGCGGTTCGCCCACCGGGTGGCTCGTGATCTTGGAGCGGTACGGCACCCCGCGGCCGGAGCCGAGGTGCAGGATCGGCTCGCGCCCGCTCGGCACGTACGTCAGGCCGCCCGTGGCACGGGGCACGAAGCGGCCGCCCCGCCCCTCGGTCAGGAGCACCACGAGGTCGGTCGCGGCGAGACCCATGCCGCGCACGATGACGGGTTCGCCGGGGGCGACCCCGCTGAGGTCGACGTCTGCGGTGAAGGCGGGGGCGATATAGGTGAGATTGTGGCGGCTCGCGACATCCTGCAGGCGGATCGACTCGGCGGTGGGCGCGGATCCCGTGTGCCCGATGGTGTGCAGTACGACGTCGGCGGCGAGGCTCGCCCCGGCGGCCAGGCGGACGAGATGCCCGGGCTCGGCGTCATCGACCCGCAGTGCACGATCCTCGTGCCACGCGACGGTGACGGCGTCGTCGGCGCGACGCACGATCTCCGAATACACCCACGCGAGGTACCCGTTGTTCAGGCGCCGCGTCGGAAAGTCGGAGGGGCCGATGCGGTCGATCTCCGCATCGAGGAGCGCGTCGTGCCAATCGGGTCGCGGGATCGCGCCGTCGCGCACCAGCTCGACCCACTCCGCGAGCGAGGGGCCCGGGGCGACGGGGCCATCAATGGTGCAGGAGTCGTCGGTGAACGCCGTCACGTCGCGCAGCATCGAGTTCAGCTTCAAGAGCGGCGACTGCGCGCGCCGCCAGATCCGGCCGCCGCCGGGTTCGTGGGGATCCACGAGGTCGATCCGCAGCGGTGCACCGGGGCTGTCCCGCCGGTGGTTCGCGACAAGGCGCTCGAGCAGCATGACGCCCGCCGGGCCCGCACCGATGATGACGATGCGGGCCGGGCGGTGATGCGATTCGGAGAGCACCGAGGTCACGGCCTCGGCAGTCCGGGCGGGTTGATGAGCGACTCTTCAACGGCCTCGTCGCTCAGGCCCCAGCGCTCCAGCACCTCGGCGTACTCGCCGCTCTCGATGGTGTGGTTCAGCACGGCGGCCACGGCCTCGATCAGGCCGTTGTCCTTCGCGGTCGTGACGCCGATCTGCGCGTTCGCGGGGAACCCGCCGTTCAGCGTGCCGACGATCTTCGACTCGCCGCTCACCGCAGCGCGGAAGGCCGCGGTCGGGTTCGGCCCGAAGTTCACGTCGACGCGACCCGACGCGAGCGCGAGGTTGGCCGCGGCCTGGTCGTCGAAGTAGATCGGCTCGCCCGGCTCCAGACCGGCCTTCTCGTTCTCGGCGAACCAGTCGAGCAGGATCTTCTCCTGGTTCGTGCCGCTGCCCACGACCACCTTCAGGCCGGCGACGTCCGCGGCCTCGGTGATCGAGGTGATGTCGCTGTCGGCGGCGACCGAGAAGGCCAGCACGTCGTTGCGGTGGATCGCGAAGTCGAACAGGTCCTTCCGCTCCTCGGTCACGGTGACGTTGGAGATCACGGAGTCGTACTTGCCCGACTCGACGCCGAGAGGCCAGTCGGCCCAGGCGACGTTCTCGGCGTCCAGTTCGAGACCCAGGCCGTCGGCGACGAGCTGCGCGATGTCGGGCTCGACCCCGAGCAGCGTCTGGTTGTCGTCCTCGGCGAGGAAGCTGAGCGGCGGCTCGTACGCCGAGCTCGCGACCGTGAACTTGCCGGCCTGGATCGGTTCGAAGCCGCTCTCCTCGAGCAGCGCGACGGCCTCGGGCACCGGGTCGATCCGGATCCGGTCGTCGGCGTTCGCGGAGGTCAGGTCGAACGGCGACTCGGTCGTCTCGGCCTGGCCGCCGGGGACCTCGGCCGCGGCGCCCGTATCGGGTCCGCTGCTGCAGGCGACGAGACCGCCGAGGGCGAGCAGCACTGCGGAGGCGGTGGCGATCCGGCCCGTGAGCGGGAGCGACCGGCGGAGGGAGGGTGGTGCGGACATGGTGGGTTCCTTTGTGTGTGTGGGTGCGGATGATTCGGTGGTCGGTGGGAGAGAGGAGCAGGTGCGGGCGGAGCGGGATCCGGTCACAGCACCTTGTCGAGGAAGTCCCGGGTGCGCTGGTGCCGGGGTGCCCTGAGCACCTGCTCCGGGGGACCCTGCTCGACGATGCGGCCGTGATCGACGAACACGACGTGGTCCGCGATCTCGCTCGCGAACCCGATCTCGTGGGTGACGATGATGAGGGTCGTGCCCGAGTGGGCGAGCTCGCGGATCACCCCGAGCACCTCGCCGACCAGCTCGGGATCGAGGGCGCTCGTCGGTTCGTCGAAGAGCAGCACGTCGGGCTCGAGTGCCAGCGCGCGGGCGATCGCCACGCGCTGCTGCTGCCCGCCGGAGAGCTGGCGCGGGTAGTGGTCGGCGCGATCCGACAGCCCGACCTTCGCGAGGAGTTCGCGGGCTTGAGCAATCGCCGCGGCCTTCTTCGCGCGCTTCAGGCTGAGCGGTGCCTCGATGATGTTCTCGAGCGCGGTGAGGTGCGGGAACAGATTGAAGTTCTGGAACACCATGCCGACGCGGGTCCGGCGCTGCAGCACGCGCTTCTCCGGGAGCTCGTGCAGTTTGCTGCCGCGCCACTCGTAGCCGATGTACTCGCCGTCGATTGTGATCGCCCCCGCGTCGATCGTCTCGAGGTGGTTGATGGTGCGCAGCAGCGTCGACTTGCCGGATCCCGATGGCCCGAGCAGTGTGAGCACCTGGCCGGGAGCGACGGTGAGGGAGATGTCGTGCAGCACCTCGTGGGGGCCGTACGACTTGTGCACGCCGCTGATATCGACGAGGCCGGTGACGTCCGTGGAGGAGGGAGCGTGGCTCGGTGTTGACGCGGATGCTGCGCTCGCCGCCGGATCCGGGTCCGATGCGAGATGCGGAGCGACGGAGTCGACGGAGGCGGCTGCCGCCTCGGTCACGGGAGTCGCGAGCGATTCCACGGTCTCGGCCGGGGCGTCGGCGATGCGCACGGGGGCGGTGATAGTGGTTCTCATGGTGGATTCCCTACTGCTCGTGATCAGAGGTGGACGTGAGTGCGGCGACGCTCGACGGGGGGAGAGGCCGTTGCGCGGCCACCCAGGTGCGGCTCACCCAGGCGCGGGCGCGCTGGATCGGGGTGGGCGGCAGTTCCCGCTCCGCACCACGCGCGAAGTGGCGCTCGATGTAGTACTGCGCGACGCTGAGGATCGTGGTGAAGATCGTGTACCAGGCCGCCGCGACGAGCAGCAGCGGGACGACCTGCTGGTTGCGGTTGTAGATCACCTGCGCCGTGTAGAAGAGTTCCGGCAGGGCGACGATGAACACGACCGAGGTGCCCTTCAG
Above is a genomic segment from Leucobacter rhizosphaerae containing:
- a CDS encoding phosphonate ABC transporter ATP-binding protein, coding for MSAALRMPSVPAPLVAADPAPADPAPATPAPMTSEPSTGELRQALPLITVRDLRVAYDTKPVLDHVDLDLFPGEMVALLGASGSGKSTLMRSLTGFAPISGGSVRVAGHDVTNLRRGELRTLRSEVGQVFQQFNLVPRMSVLTNVLAGALHHAGPINWVGGFSGADRRRALALLDRVGIAHKASEPARSLSGGQQQRVAIARALMQRPRAILADEPVASLDPKLADAVLALLRQIAAEDGIPVLVSLHVLPLALAHSDRIVGLRHGEMLVSARTSELDAADLAVLYADDAHDGHGHATGAAA
- the phnD gene encoding phosphate/phosphite/phosphonate ABC transporter substrate-binding protein — its product is MRRTSLTALGTIGIAALALTGCQASAQDASGANVAPASDAPITIATLPVSDDPTQVNPIDALVELLEAETGREVEVTDVPDYLSVVEAIRADHVDIGIMSGFPSALAVNTGEVDALLAWKGSEEPVSTCVVLDDSPVQSVEDLRGKTVAFADQASSSGYFMPVYMLQEAGLTQGEDYEAIFAGGHEGSFAALAQGQVDAACTAFMLTEMGEPMFPFADGEWRAIGESPAMDVMGTVLARQSLDDETRSQLEEALPKVFSEENAEALAAYSSFIGLEVEIAPEPSIFASFADIAAVAGVQLEDLE
- a CDS encoding FAD/NAD(P)-binding protein; the protein is MLLERLVANHRRDSPGAPLRIDLVDPHEPGGGRIWRRAQSPLLKLNSMLRDVTAFTDDSCTIDGPVAPGPSLAEWVELVRDGAIPRPDWHDALLDAEIDRIGPSDFPTRRLNNGYLAWVYSEIVRRADDAVTVAWHEDRALRVDDAEPGHLVRLAAGASLAADVVLHTIGHTGSAPTAESIRLQDVASRHNLTYIAPAFTADVDLSGVAPGEPVIVRGMGLAATDLVVLLTEGRGGRFVPRATGGLTYVPSGREPILHLGSGRGVPYRSKITSHPVGEPQTLEYLGEPFHRGLSARTAPLDFDADVWPLLSAELLTGYYRELFTGHPEQVRGTWASFASALRGILAAPGGADSDELLALIEAHVPHADDRFDLASFLRPLGVAEPVAEPGAVDSDPDAADPGAADPDATDPGATDPVHDRVRAHVAQDLRQRTSQEHSATQALFMTALFSYLSITEVPLARWNARSRTESLPGRWHRTFSYLASGPPGHRLEELLALADAGVVRFLGGELTVEADEHRRRFVATGRARVGGAGSGSGSTVAESSVAATTLIDAWLPEAQARESDNPFLRGLVARGIARELRASDTEFAGSTGQIEVALDGRLAGASTQFAIGPFTSLPTGGAFTRPQLNSLPFRVHDRCARAVLAEVWRARSRVDLAQESDAFGALIDATAGFEPAASRS
- a CDS encoding ABC transporter substrate-binding protein, producing the protein MSAPPSLRRSLPLTGRIATASAVLLALGGLVACSSGPDTGAAAEVPGGQAETTESPFDLTSANADDRIRIDPVPEAVALLEESGFEPIQAGKFTVASSAYEPPLSFLAEDDNQTLLGVEPDIAQLVADGLGLELDAENVAWADWPLGVESGKYDSVISNVTVTEERKDLFDFAIHRNDVLAFSVAADSDITSITEAADVAGLKVVVGSGTNQEKILLDWFAENEKAGLEPGEPIYFDDQAAANLALASGRVDVNFGPNPTAAFRAAVSGESKIVGTLNGGFPANAQIGVTTAKDNGLIEAVAAVLNHTIESGEYAEVLERWGLSDEAVEESLINPPGLPRP
- a CDS encoding amino acid ABC transporter ATP-binding protein, which produces MRTTITAPVRIADAPAETVESLATPVTEAAAASVDSVAPHLASDPDPAASAASASTPSHAPSSTDVTGLVDISGVHKSYGPHEVLHDISLTVAPGQVLTLLGPSGSGKSTLLRTINHLETIDAGAITIDGEYIGYEWRGSKLHELPEKRVLQRRTRVGMVFQNFNLFPHLTALENIIEAPLSLKRAKKAAAIAQARELLAKVGLSDRADHYPRQLSGGQQQRVAIARALALEPDVLLFDEPTSALDPELVGEVLGVIRELAHSGTTLIIVTHEIGFASEIADHVVFVDHGRIVEQGPPEQVLRAPRHQRTRDFLDKVL